The following coding sequences lie in one Pirellulales bacterium genomic window:
- a CDS encoding YjbQ family protein, giving the protein MPWIQRTIELLPHSRGFHLITRQVVEALPELAKLDVGLLHVFIQHTSASVAINENADPDVPADLETSLNSIAPENFPYEHTVTVHGLSCGAVWGRFGFGVERESIRAGRRRSCGAASYRWRWR; this is encoded by the coding sequence ATGCCTTGGATTCAACGAACGATTGAGCTATTGCCGCACTCCCGCGGCTTTCACTTGATCACGCGGCAAGTCGTCGAAGCGCTGCCGGAACTCGCGAAGCTCGACGTCGGCCTATTGCACGTATTTATTCAGCACACGAGCGCATCAGTTGCGATCAACGAAAATGCCGATCCCGATGTGCCGGCCGATTTGGAAACTTCTCTCAATTCAATAGCGCCCGAAAATTTTCCCTACGAACATACCGTAACCGTTCACGGCCTTAGCTGCGGAGCAGTCTGGGGGCGGTTTGGTTTTGGAGTTGAGCGCGAATCGATTCGAGCAGGAAGGCGAAGAAGTTGCGGTGCTGCTTCTTACAGGTGGCGATGGCG